In Vitis vinifera cultivar Pinot Noir 40024 chromosome 11, ASM3070453v1, a genomic segment contains:
- the LOC100243695 gene encoding uncharacterized protein LOC100243695 yields the protein MEVGSLSSAVVALEKMMVCCAMEAVVVETLVAAGRSLASILMMSGSLMNVVNASPQLVGMDERFPFDELHRRKQPDTKNTDGSETEDDEDDDDEDDADDPEDDAGDEDFSGEEGEDDEGDPEDDPAANGDGGSDDEDDDDDDGDEDDEDDGGEEEDEEDEDEEIQQPPAKKRK from the exons ATGGAAGTGGGGAGTCTCAGCTCTGCTGTGGTGGCTTTGGAAAAAATGATGGTATGCTGTGCCATGGAAGCTGTGGTTGTGGAGACCCTTGTGGCTGCTGGGAGATCTCTTGCTTCCATTCTCATGATG TCAGGATCATTGATGAATGTCGTAAATGCTTCTCCTCAATTAGTAGGGATGGATGAAAG GTTTCCTTTTGATGAGCTTCACAGAAGGAAGCAGCCTGACACCAAAAacacagatggtagtgaaactGAGGATGATGAAgacgatgatgatgaagatgatgcaGATGACCCTGAAGATGATGCAGGTGATGAAGATTTCTCGGGTGAAGAAGGAGAGGATGATGAAGGGGATCCTGAGGATGATCCTGCTGCCAATGGTGATGGAGGTAGCGATGATGAGgatgacgatgatgatgatggtgatgagGATGATGAGGACGATGGAGGAGAGGAAGAAGACGAGGAAGATGAGGATGAAGAGATTCAACAGCCACCTGCTAAGAAGAGGAAATGA